One region of Polynucleobacter paneuropaeus genomic DNA includes:
- a CDS encoding protein-methionine-sulfoxide reductase heme-binding subunit MsrQ has protein sequence MKLVIFLLALLPLDRLIYRALTDGLGANPIEFITRSTGTWALVLLCITLAMTPLRLLIGSSQPIKCRRMLGLFCFFYASLHFVIWLWLDQSFDLAAMLKDIVKRPFITMGFLSFVLLIPLALTSTHWAQRKLGRRWTLLHKLIYVIAVTVILHYWWHKAGKNDLQTVSIYAGVVFILLCCRIPWMRNQLTKLKLS, from the coding sequence ATGAAGTTAGTCATCTTCTTATTGGCTTTATTGCCCCTAGATCGTCTGATCTATCGCGCCCTCACGGATGGTTTAGGAGCTAATCCAATTGAGTTCATTACGAGATCTACTGGTACTTGGGCGCTCGTCTTGCTCTGCATTACCTTAGCCATGACTCCTTTGCGCTTGCTAATCGGCTCTAGTCAGCCCATTAAATGCCGCCGTATGCTCGGACTCTTTTGTTTCTTTTATGCCAGCCTGCATTTTGTGATTTGGCTTTGGCTTGATCAAAGCTTCGATTTAGCAGCCATGTTGAAAGACATTGTGAAGCGTCCTTTCATTACGATGGGGTTTTTGAGCTTTGTCTTGCTCATCCCCTTGGCACTGACCTCAACCCATTGGGCGCAAAGAAAACTGGGGCGCCGCTGGACATTACTACATAAACTGATTTATGTGATTGCAGTGACTGTAATCTTACATTATTGGTGGCATAAGGCCGGTAAAAATGATTTACAGACCGTTTCGATTTATGCGGGTGTAGTCTTCATTCTCTTATGCTGCAGAATTCCGTGGATGAGAAATCAACTCACAAAACTCAAACTCAGCTAA
- the msrP gene encoding protein-methionine-sulfoxide reductase catalytic subunit MsrP, translating into MTYQDPQILPSDITPQAVYKKRRQLIQAAAAGSFGLALAPWFSREVLAANAQTLAATPNPLYVGKEDLTPLKDVTGYNNFYEFGTDKRAPAENASTLQTRPWTITVEGLVKKPMTFDIDALLKLAPMEQRVYRLRCVEGWSMVIPWDGYPLSSLLSKVEPLGSAKYVEFVSLADRKQMPGVNSPILDWPYREGLRLDEAMNPLTLLTFGLYGEVLPKQNGAPVRVVVPWKYGFKSAKSIVKIRFTEEMPTTSWYKYAPSEYGFYSNVNPAVDHPRWSQASERRIGDPKGIFAPKIKTQMFNGYGDQVASMYAGMDLKKFY; encoded by the coding sequence ATGACTTATCAAGATCCTCAAATTCTGCCAAGTGATATCACACCCCAAGCCGTTTATAAAAAACGTCGTCAGTTGATACAGGCTGCAGCAGCAGGCAGTTTTGGGCTTGCGTTAGCGCCTTGGTTTTCCAGAGAAGTCCTGGCAGCGAATGCGCAAACATTGGCAGCAACACCCAATCCGCTATATGTTGGCAAGGAGGATCTAACGCCTCTCAAAGATGTAACAGGCTATAACAACTTCTATGAGTTCGGGACGGATAAACGCGCCCCCGCTGAAAATGCTAGCACCCTCCAAACTCGGCCTTGGACTATTACTGTTGAGGGTTTAGTCAAAAAGCCCATGACTTTTGACATCGATGCATTATTAAAGCTGGCCCCGATGGAGCAGCGTGTCTATCGTCTGCGCTGTGTTGAGGGCTGGTCGATGGTTATTCCTTGGGATGGTTACCCGCTCTCTAGTTTGCTGAGCAAAGTGGAGCCCTTGGGCTCTGCTAAGTATGTTGAATTTGTTTCACTTGCAGATCGTAAACAAATGCCTGGGGTTAATAGCCCTATCTTGGATTGGCCGTATCGAGAAGGCTTGCGCTTAGACGAGGCCATGAATCCGCTAACACTCCTCACTTTTGGTTTGTATGGCGAAGTATTACCTAAGCAAAATGGGGCTCCAGTCAGAGTAGTGGTACCTTGGAAGTATGGCTTTAAAAGCGCGAAGTCCATTGTCAAAATTCGGTTCACAGAAGAGATGCCAACTACCAGTTGGTATAAATATGCTCCAAGTGAGTATGGTTTTTACTCCAACGTGAATCCCGCGGTAGATCACCCCCGCTGGAGTCAAGCCAGTGAGAGAAGAATTGGTGATCCTAAAGGCATTTTTGCGCCCAAGATCAAGACGCAGATGTTCAATGGTTACGGTGATCAAGTTGCCAGTATGTATGCAGGCATGGATTTGAAAAAGTTTTACTAA
- a CDS encoding NADP-dependent isocitrate dehydrogenase — MAAGKSKIIYTLTDEAPLLATGSFLPIIRAFTAPAGVEVAESDISVAARILAEFSDCLTPEQKVNDNLAELGKLTLLPDTNIIKLPNISASVPQLLAAIKELQAKGYALPNFPEDPKSDAEKSIRARYSKCLGSAVNPILREGNSDRRAPNAVKQFARKHPHSMGEWSQASRTHVSHMHGGDFYAGEKSMTLTKACEVKMDLVTKSGKTIVLKSKMPLQAGEIIDSMFMSKKALCEFYEKEIEDAYKTGMMLSLHVKATMMKVSHPIVFGHAVKIFYKEAFAKHAKLFEELGVNANNGMSSLYDKIKTLPESKREEIIQDLHACHEHRPALAMVDSAKGITNLHSPSDVIVDASMPAMIRVGGKMWGADGRLHDTKAVIPESTFARIYQEIINFCKTHGNFDPTTMGTVPNVGLMAQQAEEYGSHDKTFEIPEAGVARIVTEEGTVLLEQNVEEGDIWRMCQAKDAPIRDWVKLAVNRARLSNTPAVFWLDEYRPHEAELIKKVKTYLQDYDLTGLDIQIMSQTRAMRYTLERVIRGKDTISVTGNILRDYLTDLFPIMELGTSAKMLSIVPLMAGGGLFETGAGGSAPKHVQQLVEENHLRWDSLGEFLALAVSLEDISDKTGNAKAKILAKTLDEATGKLLDNNKSPSPRTGELDNRGSQFYLAMYWAQALAAQTEDKELQAHFAPIAKALVEQESKIIDELKAVQGKPADIGGYFKPDPVKFAAVMRPSPTLNAIIDKAAA, encoded by the coding sequence ATGGCTGCAGGGAAATCAAAAATTATTTATACGCTGACCGATGAGGCACCACTTTTAGCTACCGGTTCATTTTTACCCATCATTCGAGCATTTACAGCGCCAGCGGGTGTTGAGGTTGCCGAAAGCGATATCTCTGTAGCGGCCAGAATCTTGGCTGAGTTTTCTGACTGTTTAACGCCTGAGCAAAAGGTCAATGACAACTTAGCGGAATTGGGCAAGTTGACCTTATTACCCGATACCAACATTATTAAGTTGCCCAATATCAGCGCTTCGGTACCGCAACTACTGGCAGCGATTAAAGAACTCCAAGCCAAGGGCTATGCTTTGCCGAATTTTCCAGAAGATCCCAAGAGTGATGCAGAAAAATCGATTCGGGCACGTTACTCAAAGTGTTTAGGTAGCGCAGTTAACCCAATATTACGTGAGGGTAACTCTGATCGTCGCGCACCGAATGCAGTAAAACAGTTTGCTCGTAAACATCCGCATTCAATGGGCGAGTGGAGTCAGGCTTCCCGCACGCACGTTTCACATATGCATGGTGGGGATTTCTACGCCGGTGAAAAATCGATGACACTCACAAAAGCATGTGAAGTCAAAATGGATTTAGTCACCAAGAGTGGCAAAACCATTGTGCTGAAGTCCAAAATGCCCCTACAAGCTGGCGAAATTATTGACAGCATGTTCATGAGTAAGAAAGCCTTGTGCGAGTTCTATGAAAAAGAAATTGAAGATGCATATAAAACTGGCATGATGCTGTCCTTGCACGTCAAGGCCACCATGATGAAGGTTTCCCATCCCATCGTATTTGGTCATGCTGTCAAGATTTTCTATAAAGAGGCTTTTGCAAAACACGCTAAGTTGTTTGAAGAGCTAGGTGTTAATGCCAATAACGGCATGAGCAGCCTCTATGACAAGATCAAAACTTTGCCTGAGTCTAAGCGTGAAGAGATTATTCAAGATTTGCATGCATGCCATGAGCACCGTCCTGCCTTGGCGATGGTGGACTCGGCTAAAGGGATTACCAATTTACATTCACCAAGCGACGTGATTGTGGATGCTTCGATGCCTGCGATGATTCGTGTAGGCGGCAAGATGTGGGGTGCCGATGGTCGTTTGCATGATACGAAAGCCGTAATACCAGAGAGTACTTTTGCCCGAATTTATCAAGAGATTATTAACTTCTGTAAGACTCACGGTAATTTTGATCCCACCACGATGGGCACCGTACCGAACGTAGGTTTAATGGCTCAGCAGGCAGAAGAGTACGGCTCACACGATAAAACCTTTGAAATTCCTGAAGCTGGTGTAGCGCGCATTGTGACTGAAGAGGGTACTGTCCTGCTTGAGCAAAATGTGGAAGAGGGTGATATCTGGCGTATGTGCCAGGCGAAAGATGCGCCAATACGGGATTGGGTCAAATTGGCTGTGAATCGTGCACGTCTCTCTAATACACCTGCAGTCTTCTGGTTAGACGAATACCGCCCTCACGAAGCTGAGCTCATTAAGAAAGTTAAAACCTATTTACAAGATTACGATCTAACGGGTTTAGATATTCAGATCATGTCGCAAACGCGTGCAATGCGTTACACCCTAGAGCGCGTCATTCGCGGTAAGGACACCATTTCAGTCACTGGCAACATCTTGCGTGACTACTTAACGGATTTATTCCCCATCATGGAACTTGGCACCAGTGCCAAGATGTTATCGATTGTGCCTTTGATGGCTGGTGGTGGTTTATTTGAAACCGGTGCGGGAGGTTCAGCACCTAAGCACGTTCAACAGCTCGTTGAAGAGAATCATTTGCGCTGGGATTCCCTAGGCGAATTCTTAGCTTTGGCAGTCTCTCTCGAAGATATCAGCGATAAGACGGGCAATGCGAAAGCAAAAATTCTAGCGAAGACTTTGGACGAGGCGACCGGTAAGTTGCTGGATAACAATAAATCACCTTCTCCTCGGACTGGTGAACTCGATAATCGCGGAAGTCAGTTTTATTTGGCGATGTATTGGGCTCAAGCATTGGCTGCTCAGACTGAAGATAAAGAGCTGCAAGCACACTTTGCCCCAATTGCAAAAGCATTGGTCGAGCAAGAAAGCAAAATCATTGATGAACTCAAGGCGGTTCAGGGCAAACCAGCGGATATTGGTGGTTACTTCAAACCTGATCCAGTTAAATTTGCTGCAGTGATGCGCCCAAGCCCAACCCTGAATGCCATTATTGATAAGGCAGCAGCGTAG
- a CDS encoding FKBP-type peptidyl-prolyl cis-trans isomerase: MSELQKIDTVVGDGTEATAGKHVDVHYTGWLYDEKAADHKGQKFDSSLDRGQLFSFPLGAGHVIQGWDHGVAGMKIGGKRTLIIPSEMGYGPRGAGGVIPPNATLVFDVELHGVH, encoded by the coding sequence ATGAGCGAACTCCAGAAAATCGATACTGTCGTTGGCGATGGTACAGAAGCGACTGCCGGCAAACACGTTGATGTGCATTACACCGGCTGGCTATACGACGAGAAAGCTGCAGATCATAAAGGGCAAAAGTTTGATAGCTCACTCGATCGCGGTCAGCTCTTCAGTTTCCCACTTGGCGCTGGTCATGTCATTCAGGGTTGGGACCATGGTGTTGCAGGCATGAAAATTGGTGGCAAGCGCACCTTAATCATCCCCTCGGAGATGGGTTACGGCCCTCGTGGCGCTGGTGGTGTGATTCCACCCAATGCGACTTTGGTATTTGACGTCGAGTTACACGGCGTTCATTAA
- a CDS encoding transglycosylase SLT domain-containing protein gives MRKCLTNNSNATPLEQSIIGSARAALIRFMDPVYRGVHGLMIVGVFLIVGLWLSGNGTNAGPFDLARVLVPDEARQMVWQGGYTGSSQSGLAALDSQTSEQDIAHIIYGRASFPLIKQETIGLLNPEVARIQVKSISHLADQIPSSKIDPQALDSNLMTPVKNQRAVAEYFEKKYNLDKNKIEEYVSNAVLISREVKIDPVLLLAVISVESNFNPMTKSEAGAEGLMQVMTNVHKEKYAPYGGVAGAVKPEVNIRIGAYILKYLIATSGSLRNGLKFYVGAGNADNDGGYADKVMAERNRIIELCKSSLNTKLAFNGQKERSSPTISRPQSINRPLLHRCTSGLNFFCKCS, from the coding sequence ATGCGTAAATGCTTAACAAACAATTCGAATGCCACACCGCTTGAGCAATCCATAATCGGATCAGCCAGGGCAGCCCTGATCCGCTTTATGGATCCAGTCTATCGGGGCGTACACGGTCTCATGATCGTGGGAGTTTTTCTCATCGTTGGTTTATGGCTTTCTGGTAACGGCACTAATGCAGGCCCATTTGATTTGGCTCGCGTTCTCGTGCCTGATGAAGCTCGCCAAATGGTTTGGCAGGGTGGATATACCGGTAGCAGCCAATCTGGTTTGGCAGCATTGGATTCCCAAACCTCAGAACAAGACATCGCCCATATTATTTATGGTCGCGCTTCTTTCCCATTGATCAAGCAAGAAACAATTGGACTGCTTAATCCTGAGGTGGCCCGCATTCAGGTGAAATCGATTTCTCATCTAGCGGATCAAATTCCCAGCTCAAAGATTGATCCTCAGGCTTTGGACAGTAATTTGATGACCCCTGTTAAAAACCAGAGGGCGGTTGCAGAGTATTTCGAGAAAAAGTACAACTTAGATAAAAACAAGATTGAAGAGTATGTTTCGAATGCAGTACTCATTTCTCGTGAAGTCAAAATCGACCCCGTCTTGTTACTTGCTGTGATCTCAGTCGAATCCAATTTCAACCCCATGACCAAGAGCGAAGCCGGTGCTGAAGGCTTGATGCAGGTAATGACTAATGTGCATAAAGAAAAATATGCACCGTATGGCGGCGTTGCTGGCGCAGTGAAGCCCGAAGTCAATATACGAATTGGTGCTTACATCTTGAAGTACTTGATCGCAACTTCTGGCTCACTTCGTAATGGCTTGAAGTTCTATGTTGGCGCAGGTAATGCAGATAACGATGGCGGCTATGCTGACAAAGTGATGGCAGAGCGCAATCGTATTATTGAGCTGTGTAAATCAAGCTTAAACACTAAGCTGGCATTTAACGGACAAAAAGAGCGCTCATCACCCACAATTTCGAGACCGCAATCAATCAACAGGCCACTTCTGCATCGCTGCACAAGTGGCCTGAATTTTTTTTGCAAGTGTTCTTAA
- a CDS encoding DNA/RNA non-specific endonuclease, with protein sequence MKSFARVLLLACLAYPLSALAIFDDCLEYFPRGEIPSLTQVGRDLCFDGFAVYYSPSDKKPIYVVEKLNRERLTKPKQARTNLFYEEARLSVSERASLSDYRGSGYDRGHNAPAGDMGDERSMAQSFSLANMMPQARQNNQGIWAKNVEEPTRQYAKRIDGDIFVYTGSIGKAGSIGNNHVTVPEYLFKLIYDPSRNLAWAYWIQNTDDATMMAPISYQDLALKTGIDFHLPASVATLSKPIHVRPERWNETRPFHGFKNYQQ encoded by the coding sequence ATGAAATCATTTGCCCGAGTCTTACTCCTGGCTTGCCTAGCCTACCCTCTTTCAGCACTGGCGATCTTTGATGATTGTCTGGAGTATTTTCCCAGGGGCGAGATCCCAAGTCTGACTCAGGTCGGCAGAGACCTCTGTTTTGATGGTTTTGCCGTCTATTACTCCCCAAGCGACAAGAAGCCAATCTATGTAGTTGAAAAGCTCAATCGAGAGAGGCTCACCAAACCTAAGCAAGCCCGGACGAACCTATTTTATGAAGAGGCTCGCTTGTCTGTATCTGAGCGCGCGAGTTTGTCAGACTATCGCGGGAGTGGCTATGACCGAGGACATAACGCACCTGCCGGCGATATGGGGGATGAACGTTCCATGGCCCAATCTTTCTCTTTGGCCAATATGATGCCGCAAGCCCGACAAAACAATCAGGGCATTTGGGCTAAAAACGTTGAGGAGCCCACAAGGCAGTACGCCAAAAGAATCGACGGTGATATTTTTGTTTATACCGGTTCGATAGGAAAAGCTGGGAGCATTGGCAATAATCATGTCACCGTACCCGAGTATCTCTTCAAGCTGATCTATGACCCATCTCGCAATTTGGCTTGGGCATATTGGATTCAGAATACTGATGATGCGACCATGATGGCGCCGATCTCTTACCAAGATCTTGCTTTAAAGACGGGGATTGACTTTCATTTACCAGCAAGCGTTGCAACATTGAGCAAACCCATCCACGTTCGACCTGAGCGCTGGAATGAGACTAGGCCATTTCATGGCTTTAAAAATTACCAGCAATAA
- a CDS encoding DUF3820 family protein has protein sequence MNPESLEKLVTMKMPFGKHAGRRIAELPGNYLAWFAREGFPKGELGELLELMHTLDHNGLSALLNPIKERLGVSLRGPENGVDAL, from the coding sequence ATGAATCCTGAATCTCTAGAAAAGCTAGTCACAATGAAGATGCCGTTTGGTAAACACGCTGGTCGTCGGATTGCAGAGTTACCTGGAAATTATTTAGCGTGGTTCGCACGCGAAGGTTTTCCTAAAGGAGAGCTAGGCGAGTTACTCGAGTTGATGCATACCTTGGATCACAATGGCTTAAGTGCATTGCTCAATCCCATCAAAGAAAGACTTGGCGTTTCTTTGAGAGGGCCAGAAAACGGTGTCGATGCTTTGTAA
- a CDS encoding DUF6662 family protein: protein MTSFQPTLNIMKSNIKRLIAFSLVIAAALHFSLAHAGEGVFGWIYTLDLQPKEKWEFEQRLQLNQQQAAGTFEQWTARTELEYGLTNDLQIAGYINSGYTNANQNYTNPEACGESPTCTGGYGVPSSHNPESAYAKGGVEGASLEAIYRITNPVTSPVGVGLYLEPTWGRNKDEIEARLLLQSNFIDDRLILAGNVVAANERLKFIENGNVPESMLDFLVGASYRFAPKWSAGVEARFHNDYSELNLRNQVQRATFLGPNIHYAAKDWWVTGAWRYQLKGGNCMNGGEAECSNARVWDSHTVNEYIVKVGFPLN, encoded by the coding sequence ATGACATCTTTCCAACCAACCCTCAACATCATGAAATCCAATATCAAACGACTCATTGCTTTCTCTCTCGTCATCGCTGCCGCACTTCACTTCTCCCTAGCCCATGCAGGTGAAGGCGTATTTGGCTGGATTTACACACTCGATCTTCAGCCAAAAGAAAAATGGGAATTTGAACAACGCTTACAACTTAATCAACAGCAGGCTGCAGGCACCTTTGAACAATGGACCGCTCGTACTGAGTTGGAATACGGCTTAACAAATGATTTACAAATTGCGGGTTATATCAATTCTGGGTATACCAATGCCAATCAGAACTACACCAATCCAGAGGCCTGCGGCGAGAGTCCTACTTGCACAGGCGGCTATGGCGTTCCTTCAAGCCATAACCCGGAATCCGCTTATGCTAAAGGAGGTGTCGAAGGCGCCTCCTTAGAAGCCATTTACCGTATTACCAATCCAGTCACTTCGCCCGTGGGAGTTGGTCTGTATTTAGAGCCAACTTGGGGACGAAATAAAGATGAAATTGAAGCGCGCCTGCTTTTACAGTCTAACTTCATTGATGATCGCTTGATCCTAGCAGGAAATGTCGTAGCCGCAAATGAGCGACTCAAATTTATTGAGAATGGTAATGTCCCTGAATCGATGCTCGATTTTTTAGTAGGCGCAAGTTACCGCTTTGCTCCTAAATGGTCTGCTGGCGTAGAGGCACGCTTTCATAATGACTACTCTGAACTGAACCTACGTAACCAAGTACAACGTGCTACTTTTTTAGGTCCCAATATTCATTACGCAGCAAAAGACTGGTGGGTTACTGGGGCTTGGCGCTATCAACTTAAAGGTGGTAACTGCATGAACGGTGGCGAAGCAGAATGTTCTAATGCCCGCGTGTGGGATAGCCATACCGTCAATGAATACATCGTTAAAGTGGGTTTTCCGCTGAACTAA
- a CDS encoding FMN-binding protein — protein MMYWQPSLLGIAGLAMMVHPIVAQARIYVSVEQAQQLLFPNQRLTKHPIIVTNDLQERMRVASSIRYPFVGERIWRGPDGSWLIIDEVVGKHEMITYAVGIAPNGSVKGIEILEYVESYGYEVADSQWRQQFIGKTANDPIKLNRDIQNISGATLSSKHLTDGVKRVLILYELALKEASRK, from the coding sequence ATGATGTATTGGCAACCAAGTCTACTGGGTATTGCAGGGCTTGCCATGATGGTGCACCCAATCGTGGCACAGGCCAGAATTTATGTCTCGGTTGAGCAGGCCCAGCAACTTTTATTTCCGAATCAGCGCTTAACCAAGCATCCCATCATTGTCACCAACGATCTCCAAGAAAGGATGCGAGTGGCGTCCAGTATTCGTTACCCCTTTGTTGGAGAAAGAATCTGGCGAGGTCCTGATGGCAGTTGGCTGATTATTGATGAGGTGGTGGGCAAACACGAAATGATCACTTATGCAGTCGGTATAGCACCCAATGGCAGCGTCAAAGGTATCGAGATCCTTGAATACGTCGAGTCTTATGGCTATGAAGTAGCAGATAGTCAATGGCGTCAGCAATTCATTGGCAAGACTGCAAATGATCCCATCAAGCTCAATCGGGATATTCAAAATATTAGCGGAGCCACTTTATCTTCAAAACATCTCACTGATGGAGTAAAGCGGGTCTTAATTCTTTATGAGTTAGCTTTAAAGGAAGCTTCTCGCAAATGA
- a CDS encoding FAD:protein FMN transferase encodes MMRCKPMLGTYVEIQVDETQLGLTSRKITHAIDEAFASIALVQSLMGFHDPYSELSIMNQLEPEQSLEIHPWTEKVLKTAQLICQESHGLFDCGVGRQLVNQKLLPLHQINHAPSNQSSILSIQFLGNQVIRLNRPICLDLGGIAKGFAVDEAVRALKLCGIQNGVVNAGGDLRVFGKQSHTVLLRSPRQVNELIQIGSLQEGAIATSSNHTILHPRQGTTPLQGSYSIIAKECIYADALTKVLALSQDVHHPIFQNYGAESLWLPA; translated from the coding sequence ATGATGCGCTGTAAGCCCATGCTGGGCACTTATGTCGAGATTCAGGTAGATGAAACGCAGCTTGGTCTCACTTCAAGAAAAATCACTCATGCGATCGATGAAGCTTTTGCCTCGATTGCCTTAGTCCAAAGCTTGATGGGCTTTCATGATCCCTATAGTGAACTTTCCATAATGAATCAGCTAGAACCAGAGCAGTCTCTAGAAATTCATCCTTGGACAGAAAAAGTGCTTAAGACAGCACAACTGATTTGTCAGGAGTCGCATGGTTTATTTGATTGCGGGGTGGGGAGACAACTCGTTAATCAAAAATTATTACCACTGCATCAGATAAACCATGCCCCCTCCAATCAGAGCAGTATTCTCAGCATTCAATTTCTAGGTAATCAAGTCATTCGTCTGAACCGGCCAATTTGCCTTGATTTGGGTGGCATTGCCAAGGGCTTTGCAGTCGATGAGGCCGTGCGCGCACTCAAGCTTTGCGGCATTCAAAATGGAGTCGTTAATGCAGGGGGTGATCTTCGGGTCTTTGGGAAACAATCTCATACTGTCTTACTTCGCAGTCCCAGGCAAGTCAATGAACTCATTCAGATTGGAAGCTTACAAGAAGGCGCAATTGCCACCTCGAGCAATCACACCATTCTTCACCCCCGCCAAGGAACTACTCCGCTTCAAGGTTCGTACTCCATAATCGCAAAAGAGTGTATCTATGCAGATGCCTTAACTAAGGTACTGGCTTTATCGCAAGATGTCCATCATCCGATTTTCCAAAACTATGGGGCAGAGTCTTTATGGCTGCCCGCTTAG
- a CDS encoding ABC transporter ATP-binding protein, whose amino-acid sequence MLSIQNLEAGYGKVKVLHGISIDVPKGQVITLIGSNGAGKTTTMRAITGMIKPTAGEVTLSGQRIDGSDSHKIARLGLAHSPEGRRVFTTMSVTDNLLLGAFPRFTGSRPKGDIKTDLETALEMFPRLKERRNQLAGTLSGGEQQMLAMARAVMLNPEIILLDEPSMGLAPILVEEVFRIISNLKSQGVTMLLVEQFAAAALNVADYGYVLENGKIATHGPASKLKDDPAVKAAYLGGSGH is encoded by the coding sequence ATGTTATCTATTCAGAATCTCGAAGCAGGCTACGGTAAGGTTAAAGTCCTTCATGGCATCAGCATCGATGTGCCAAAAGGACAAGTGATCACATTGATCGGCTCTAATGGCGCAGGCAAGACTACGACCATGCGTGCGATTACCGGCATGATTAAGCCTACAGCTGGTGAAGTTACCCTCAGTGGCCAAAGAATCGATGGGTCAGATTCACACAAGATCGCTCGTCTTGGCTTGGCGCATAGTCCTGAAGGCCGTCGTGTCTTTACGACGATGTCGGTGACGGATAACTTACTCTTAGGCGCATTCCCCCGTTTTACAGGTAGCCGTCCTAAAGGCGATATCAAAACAGACTTAGAGACCGCCTTAGAAATGTTTCCCCGCCTCAAAGAGCGTCGTAATCAACTCGCTGGCACCTTATCGGGTGGCGAGCAACAAATGTTGGCGATGGCCCGCGCAGTCATGCTCAACCCAGAAATCATTTTGCTGGATGAGCCTTCAATGGGCTTGGCGCCCATCTTGGTAGAAGAGGTCTTCAGAATTATTTCTAATCTGAAGTCGCAAGGGGTGACGATGCTATTGGTTGAGCAGTTTGCCGCTGCTGCGCTCAACGTAGCGGACTATGGCTACGTACTTGAGAATGGCAAGATTGCTACGCATGGCCCTGCTAGTAAACTCAAAGATGATCCTGCTGTGAAAGCTGCTTACCTTGGTGGTAGTGGTCACTAA